ATTGATCGTGCCCTCCTTCGACATCAGTACGGTCCTGCCGCGCCAGGACGCCTTCTCGCCGCCCGGCGTTCCGGCCGACATCGGGATGTCCTTGATCTGCTGGCCGTCCCGCAGCAGCTTCAGCCGGTGGTTGTCGAGGTCGATCTTGACGATCTGGTTCCTGCCGACGGTGAGGTTGGTCGTGTAGTCGCGGACGAACCAGCCGCCGCCCGGACCGGAGTCGATGCCGTTGAGGTCGGCCTTGAGCGTGACCTTGGTGTCGGGCTTCCAGTACTCCTTGGGGCGCCAGTCGGCCCTGTCCTTGCCCGACCAGTCCTGCATCCAGCCCCAGGAGCCCTCCGTCTTGTCGGAGGTGGTGACCTTGAGGTGCTTCTCCACCTCGGCCTTGTTCTTCACCGGGTGGTCGAAGACGATCGACAGCGGCTGGGCGATGCCCACCGTGGAGTTCTTGCCCGGGACCAGGGTGAGCTTGTTGACCTTGTCGGGGGCGGCCGTGGTGAAGGCCGCGGTGGCGCTGCCGCCTTCGGTGTCCTTCGCCGCCACGGAGTAGCTGGTGCCGGGGGCGGACGTGCGCGTGGAGGTCCAGCTCCTGCCGTCGGCCGAGATCCCGCCGGCCAGCTCGGCGCCCTTGGAGTCGGTGACCCTGACCTCCTTCAGCCTGCCGTCGGCGAGGGTCACCTTCACCGGCTCGCCCGCCGTGGCCTGCTTGCCCGAGAGGTTCACCGAGATCGCGGTCTGCTTCTTTCCGCCGCCCAGGCCGGCGCTGCCCGAATCGGCTCCGCCACCGCCGGAGCACGCGGTCAGTGCCGCCGCGAGGACCGCGGTGCCGGCTATCACGGCACTAGGGACGGGGCGGCGGCGGAGCGGGGTGCGCGGGCGTATGCGGCTCAACGGGAAAACCTCCGATGCGATCTCTGTCGCGGGGAGAGAGTGCGAGCCGGCGCGAAGGGTTGCGGAACATCCCGGATTTCCCGGTAACTCCGGTGTGACAAGAAACGCAGCGGTAAGGGTCTTTGGTCCCTGGAAAAGAGTCTTGCCGCCCCCTGGCGTTCTCACCGGGGGAGCGGCAGTCTCGCCGTATGGACACGGTGACCGGAGGCAAGACCCTGCGACTGCGGCTGAGACGGCAGGTGGAGTGGGTGCCCGTGGCGGCGCTCGTACTCGCGGTCGTCTGGGGCATCGCCGTCGGGACGGTCGTCGACGGCCCGAACGGCACGGCCGGCGGCATCGCCATGTCGGTCGTCGGTGTCCCGATCGCCGTCCTCGCGGTCAGCGGCGCGGGCCATCTGGTGCGGCCGCTGCGCGTGAGAGCCGACGCGGAGGGGCTGACCGTGCGGCTGCCGACCTGGCCGGGCAGGACAGTCCCCTGGTCCGCCATCTCGCGGGTGAGCGCATCGCCGCGGTACGTCGTCGTCGAGGGCCGCGCGCCGGTCGGGAAGCTGCCGCGGACCTGCCGGCTGCGGGCCGCGTACCGCAGACTCGCCGCTTCAGAAGGGTCCGATACAGGCGAGGGGCTCTGCTTCGAGACACAGGTCTTCGATCTGGATCCGGCCGAACTGCTGGACGCCATCAGGCAGTACGCGCCGGTAGGGCTCACGGTAACGGACGAAACGCGCCAGTAGGCTTCCGCAGGCCCCCTCACCGGCCTTGCCCGTTCGGGCAGTTGAGGCGACCGTGGTCGTGCAGCCCGCTGTCCGCGATCGGAGTAGCCGTGGCCCCCTTCCTTCTGCCCCATTCACTGCATGGATCGGGCCCCCACCGGATCATCGCCGTGCACGGCTGGCTCGCCGACCGGACC
The Streptomyces lunaelactis genome window above contains:
- a CDS encoding L,D-transpeptidase produces the protein MSRIRPRTPLRRRPVPSAVIAGTAVLAAALTACSGGGGADSGSAGLGGGKKQTAISVNLSGKQATAGEPVKVTLADGRLKEVRVTDSKGAELAGGISADGRSWTSTRTSAPGTSYSVAAKDTEGGSATAAFTTAAPDKVNKLTLVPGKNSTVGIAQPLSIVFDHPVKNKAEVEKHLKVTTSDKTEGSWGWMQDWSGKDRADWRPKEYWKPDTKVTLKADLNGIDSGPGGGWFVRDYTTNLTVGRNQIVKIDLDNHRLKLLRDGQQIKDIPMSAGTPGGEKASWRGRTVLMSKEGTINMRSETVGLGDAYDKMVDYSMRLTWSGMYAHAAPWNAGYFGSANKSSGCIGMSDADAKWIYDQVQVGDPFEVTGDDAKGTQALNNGYGEWNLSWSEWQAKSALR
- a CDS encoding PH domain-containing protein gives rise to the protein MDTVTGGKTLRLRLRRQVEWVPVAALVLAVVWGIAVGTVVDGPNGTAGGIAMSVVGVPIAVLAVSGAGHLVRPLRVRADAEGLTVRLPTWPGRTVPWSAISRVSASPRYVVVEGRAPVGKLPRTCRLRAAYRRLAASEGSDTGEGLCFETQVFDLDPAELLDAIRQYAPVGLTVTDETRQ